A portion of the Candida dubliniensis CD36 chromosome R, complete sequence genome contains these proteins:
- a CDS encoding RNA polymerase I-specific transcription initiation factor, putative (Similar to S. cerevisiae RRN10): MNISEVDRTLLNSTNVYNASNGEYHVNQTLNRTYIHNSKHHKLIETPQGLKVIIDKKVNDLDKVFYSRGKVVPPDELLDMMKLDSLKIPMKLREDFKDDAKLPDSDLLKVIHYFVSKKLGEEKNKGDISKMVQSMDETALIAMGLLIESWCEELITDDTAKHFLTTHNDDPTILLSDEESDTKVNNEDAEYEDEE, translated from the coding sequence ATGAACATTTCCGAAGTCGACAGAACATTACTAAATTCTACAAATGTGTATAATGCAAGCAATGGAGAGTACCATGTTAATCAGACTTTAAACAGAACTTATATTCATAATTCAAAGCATCACAAGCTTATAGAAACACCTCAAGGGTTAAAAGTGATTATTGATAAGAAGGTAAATGACTTGGATAAAGTTTTTTATTCTAGAGGAAAAGTTGTGCCACCTGATGAATTGTTAGATATGATGAAACTTGATAGTTTAAAAATACCCATGAAACTAAGGGAAGATTTTAAGGATGATGCTAAACTACCAGATTCTGATTTATTGAAAGTAATCCATTACTTTGTCAGTAAAAAGTTGGGAGAGGAGAAAAATAAGGGCGATATAAGCAAAATGGTTCAGTCTATGGACGAGACTGCTCTAATTGCAATGGGGTTGTTAATTGAGTCATGGTGTGAGGAATTAATTACTGATGATACAGCGAAACATTTTCTCACAACACACAATGATGACCCAACTATCTTACTATCTGACGAAGAGAGTGACACTAAGGTGAATAATGAAGATGCTGAATACGAAGACGAAGAATAA